A genomic stretch from Roseiconus lacunae includes:
- a CDS encoding DUF1559 domain-containing protein produces the protein MPIQKEIYGTRKRGFTLVELLVVIAIIGVLVGLLLPAVQAAREAARRMSCSNNMKQLGLAMHNYHSAFNVIPKHGTGAADPTAGMQTWSSSRTSLMMLSCFVSMTPYIEQQALWDEISNESTYQIPDTNTPRNPAWPAMGPAPEETAIGYHYRPWMTQIPTLRCPSDPGQGLPAMGRCNYSASLGDSSNWLALYGNMTDGFVPADNFARQSNATGRGFFKIRVQTRFRDVIDGLSNTIAFGEHITSLFDRDVRGQTAYDIPTAYDNPRGCDAYVSPERPGFWSDGTDGGIEPPNLMGGSAWFAANWGRGCTWAHMGSVDTGMLTQAPPNSPTCNGWWSKLQPGNMPPSSQHPGGCHVVMGDGAVRFITDSIEAGDQYSNSPGYHNDQYVLTGPLAPGSPSPYGLWGALGTRAQKEVLESEF, from the coding sequence ATGCCTATCCAGAAAGAAATTTATGGAACGCGTAAACGTGGTTTTACGCTTGTTGAACTACTGGTCGTGATAGCCATCATCGGGGTCCTTGTTGGTCTGCTATTGCCCGCCGTGCAGGCAGCACGCGAGGCCGCTCGCAGAATGAGTTGCAGCAACAATATGAAGCAACTCGGGCTCGCGATGCACAACTACCACTCTGCGTTCAACGTCATCCCCAAACACGGTACGGGGGCGGCTGACCCCACAGCCGGAATGCAAACTTGGTCGTCAAGTCGAACTTCGCTGATGATGCTCAGTTGCTTTGTCAGCATGACTCCGTACATCGAGCAACAAGCCCTCTGGGACGAGATTAGTAACGAATCGACGTATCAAATTCCGGACACGAACACGCCGCGAAATCCCGCCTGGCCGGCAATGGGCCCCGCCCCGGAAGAAACCGCGATCGGGTACCACTATCGCCCTTGGATGACGCAGATTCCGACACTCCGCTGCCCGAGCGATCCCGGCCAGGGACTTCCAGCGATGGGACGTTGTAACTACTCCGCATCACTGGGTGACTCATCAAACTGGTTGGCCCTCTATGGCAACATGACCGATGGTTTTGTCCCAGCTGATAACTTCGCGCGACAAAGTAACGCGACCGGTCGTGGTTTTTTCAAAATCCGTGTGCAAACGCGTTTCCGTGACGTGATCGATGGGCTTTCAAATACCATCGCGTTTGGCGAACACATCACCTCGCTATTCGACCGAGACGTCCGTGGACAAACCGCCTATGACATCCCAACGGCCTACGACAACCCCCGCGGTTGTGACGCCTATGTCAGTCCCGAACGTCCCGGATTTTGGTCGGACGGCACCGATGGTGGAATCGAACCACCAAACTTGATGGGTGGCAGTGCTTGGTTTGCTGCGAACTGGGGACGTGGTTGCACCTGGGCTCATATGGGCTCGGTCGATACCGGCATGCTGACCCAAGCACCGCCTAATAGCCCCACCTGCAACGGATGGTGGAGCAAGCTTCAACCCGGCAACATGCCACCGAGTAGCCAACACCCCGGTGGATGCCATGTCGTGATGGGCGACGGTGCCGTTCGCTTCATCACCGATTCAATCGAAGCGGGTGACCAGTACTCGAACAGCCCTGGGTATCACAACGATCAGTATGTGTTGACTGGCCCATTGGCTCCCGGATCGCCAAGCCCGTACGGCCTGTGGGGTGCACTGGGAACCCGTGCTCAGAAAGAAGTATTGGAATCTGAATTCTAA
- a CDS encoding FliG C-terminal domain-containing protein: MPDIDAHERSHATRQIAILLRSLPARTHRVLVGQLGQDDKQAIHAQLDTLDDVDPLEQYRVMKLLREELQAGTHDAESVESEIQDEIQIGRARVSRKRRTGNYLPSDTSATANEDSTSTTPRNSDSAGAGSIAASAGPSNTSSASNGTASSNSEAQAANSDDPIYEVSSFRFSDFYQSQAVGVMPASGLFGRPPNDRPARPGQSSHHNRKTTANPPTIRRGDSIRPPSSCVSGEEIIRQIDQFLQSLSADELCRALAKVTTRQAFLVLCGLPNEKAEEVLGLLPRRKAKKVRSDMRRMGPLQLSDIDAAKRVLAEIAIEQQSDPLSVAA; this comes from the coding sequence ATGCCCGACATTGACGCCCACGAACGCTCCCACGCCACGCGACAAATTGCGATATTGCTGCGTTCGCTACCGGCACGGACTCACCGCGTCTTGGTCGGGCAACTCGGCCAAGACGACAAACAAGCCATCCATGCTCAACTGGACACGCTCGACGACGTCGACCCTCTTGAGCAATATCGCGTGATGAAGTTACTGCGTGAGGAATTGCAAGCCGGCACGCATGACGCAGAAAGCGTTGAATCAGAAATCCAAGACGAAATCCAAATCGGTCGGGCACGTGTCTCAAGGAAGCGTCGAACCGGAAACTACCTCCCTTCGGATACTTCGGCGACGGCAAATGAGGACTCAACCTCGACGACGCCACGAAACTCCGACTCCGCCGGCGCCGGTTCGATCGCCGCCTCAGCTGGTCCATCGAATACCTCTTCGGCGTCGAACGGAACTGCGAGTTCCAATTCAGAAGCTCAGGCAGCGAACTCCGATGATCCGATTTACGAAGTCAGCTCGTTTCGCTTTTCTGATTTTTATCAGTCCCAAGCCGTCGGGGTGATGCCCGCCTCGGGACTTTTCGGACGACCGCCAAATGATCGGCCGGCACGCCCCGGCCAATCAAGTCACCACAATCGAAAGACGACCGCCAATCCCCCCACCATACGTCGTGGTGACTCGATCCGCCCCCCCAGTTCATGCGTCTCCGGCGAAGAGATCATTCGCCAGATTGATCAGTTTCTCCAATCGTTGTCGGCGGACGAGCTTTGCCGAGCGTTGGCGAAAGTGACGACACGCCAAGCATTCCTCGTGCTCTGCGGACTTCCGAATGAAAAGGCGGAAGAAGTGCTCGGGTTACTGCCGCGACGCAAGGCGAAGAAAGTGCGAAGCGACATGCGTCGGATGGGCCCCCTACAGCTCTCGGACATTGATGCGGCAAAACGCGTTCTCGCCGAAATCGCGATTGAACAACAGTCGGATCCTCTCTCGGTCGCTGCTTAA
- a CDS encoding HAMP domain-containing histidine kinase, protein MASGWIQPNQCRNLLVLVESVTAPLLIEHAAPVCLEVDIDVELPVPCDNTRAADLITTLSRQALNAMPDGGDLMITACKTASGIELEIADSGIETDERERSIPIAAAAVGAELKWMNCPQGGIAVTICFPAQANEARRAA, encoded by the coding sequence ATGGCCAGCGGATGGATCCAGCCAAACCAGTGTCGCAATCTACTTGTCCTCGTCGAATCGGTAACGGCGCCGTTGTTGATCGAGCACGCCGCCCCAGTCTGCTTGGAAGTCGATATTGATGTCGAGCTTCCGGTTCCATGCGACAACACTCGTGCCGCGGACTTGATCACCACACTCAGCCGTCAAGCACTCAATGCGATGCCCGATGGTGGCGACTTGATGATCACTGCGTGCAAGACCGCTAGTGGGATTGAACTAGAAATCGCGGACAGTGGAATCGAAACTGACGAACGTGAACGCTCGATTCCGATAGCCGCTGCGGCTGTCGGCGCCGAACTGAAGTGGATGAACTGTCCCCAAGGCGGGATCGCGGTGACGATCTGCTTCCCGGCCCAAGCCAACGAAGCCCGTCGCGCGGCTTGA
- a CDS encoding PDZ domain-containing protein gives MKRSLLIFTAIGVLTASSVASPERAAAQGLIQRLRDRINVQLQNQTRPPAPGTQADPTDRQRTPGAGPQNANPSSLPLSPLRANPSARYRNSPSGADPTDRSGGTPAAGLPGDPGEYGSSVLTPLETRRDDAASIGISGADGNLGRYAGVQVTDFLPHSLADEAGLRRGDFIFMINGTATPRIAILANEIRRYQPGDRVTLRVAQSGVVKDVQVPLVTKTPVATASTPSETLVPQAGESLKPATEVLPPANRITSGIQRASATSEPSYLPLIGANVVASTGQRGVVVKSLTTGNAAGGLAVGDRIISVNGKMVSRPMELASQLSATQPNSTPSGSEQSVIELGVIRKDDLVQLTIDPNAQADAAEQGKPAASGSLLGGFGAMLGAFGGQQASGEKEAEVDEGTDAALPPPKQPEVDVLALEMELPEPTKAETKPSHEDKDDTQKSEIKSEIERLNERLRELEAKLNSDR, from the coding sequence ATGAAACGTTCTCTGCTAATCTTCACTGCTATTGGCGTTTTGACAGCATCTTCTGTGGCTTCTCCCGAGCGTGCCGCAGCACAGGGGCTGATTCAGCGATTGCGCGACCGAATAAATGTTCAATTGCAAAATCAGACTCGTCCACCGGCGCCAGGAACGCAGGCGGATCCGACCGATCGGCAGAGGACGCCGGGCGCAGGACCGCAAAACGCGAATCCCAGTTCACTGCCGCTATCACCTCTGCGAGCCAATCCCTCGGCACGCTACCGGAACTCACCATCGGGAGCCGATCCGACCGACCGTTCTGGAGGGACGCCCGCGGCGGGACTGCCCGGTGATCCAGGCGAATACGGATCATCGGTATTGACTCCGCTGGAAACGCGACGTGACGATGCGGCGTCAATTGGGATCTCCGGTGCCGACGGGAATCTCGGTCGCTACGCAGGTGTCCAAGTCACTGATTTTTTGCCGCATTCGCTGGCCGATGAGGCCGGGCTGCGTCGAGGTGACTTCATTTTCATGATCAACGGCACTGCGACGCCGCGAATCGCGATTTTGGCGAACGAGATTCGTCGCTATCAACCCGGCGATCGCGTCACGTTGCGCGTCGCTCAATCCGGTGTCGTTAAGGATGTCCAAGTCCCTTTGGTGACGAAAACGCCTGTCGCTACCGCTTCGACGCCCAGTGAGACGTTGGTCCCACAAGCGGGAGAGTCGCTTAAGCCAGCAACCGAAGTCTTACCGCCGGCAAATAGGATCACATCGGGTATCCAACGAGCTTCGGCGACCAGCGAGCCCAGCTACCTGCCCTTAATCGGAGCGAATGTCGTTGCCTCGACCGGTCAGCGTGGCGTTGTGGTCAAATCCTTGACTACCGGCAATGCTGCCGGTGGTCTTGCGGTCGGCGACCGTATCATCAGCGTCAATGGCAAGATGGTCTCCCGGCCGATGGAGCTCGCCTCGCAGTTGTCGGCGACCCAGCCGAATAGCACTCCGTCGGGCAGCGAGCAGTCGGTGATCGAACTTGGGGTCATTCGAAAGGACGATCTTGTCCAATTAACGATCGATCCCAACGCACAAGCTGACGCGGCCGAGCAAGGGAAACCTGCGGCCTCTGGTTCGTTACTCGGCGGTTTTGGCGCGATGTTGGGGGCGTTCGGTGGGCAGCAGGCATCCGGCGAAAAGGAAGCCGAGGTTGACGAAGGAACTGATGCCGCATTGCCGCCTCCCAAGCAACCGGAGGTCGATGTATTGGCGTTGGAGATGGAGTTGCCCGAGCCTACGAAAGCCGAAACCAAGCCAAGTCACGAGGACAAAGATGACACTCAAAAGTCTGAAATCAAATCCGAGATCGAGCGATTGAATGAACGCCTGCGCGAGTTGGAAGCCAAGCTAAACTCCGATAGGTAA
- a CDS encoding BBP7 family outer membrane beta-barrel protein yields MKNDATGHRYLRAVLAGSCILAITHSATAADGLIRKRMPDRGVYQPPTLVAGQVETVPTTALPTPTSRRRAAPVNLVAAPAVSAEAQDENEAASNDSNESLRELPMPVVLESVETQTQSPKLKTVSFEQASAAPAVPKARRSQPTQHVETCSCQSCRSGQAPATMAYGEEVIYDDEVVYSEPSYDLGCDAGGCDSMGCNRCGDNHWFGSVELLLMFRNGDHLPPLVTTDQLDANFQVLSGAEKVFDEMTAGGRLTIGMWLDPYKDRSVVGRLWFAGEDSHDFTANDSSASVFGRPFFDVEFGQQGFQVIAEPGVASGEVSVHADSQIAGGDVSIRQLWYKDRGATVDLLYGYQYMRVEENLRISSRSTSLSGVDAGAILSLEDSFGIENDFHGAQIGVSTFYREGDWSLSTLAKAAFGNTRRRVDLSGNQTISIDGDSASQPNGLLVRNSNAGVHDDNTFGWVPELDLTLGWQRFPSFDVTFGYHIIAMTHALRPSGVIDPELGTDLSDATNRPLAVFRKDTVYVQGLHFGLSYIY; encoded by the coding sequence ATGAAAAACGACGCTACTGGACATCGCTACCTCAGAGCCGTTCTTGCAGGAAGCTGCATTTTGGCTATCACCCACTCGGCTACCGCGGCTGACGGTCTAATCCGCAAGCGGATGCCCGATCGCGGAGTGTACCAGCCTCCAACACTGGTCGCAGGCCAAGTGGAGACGGTCCCAACCACCGCTCTGCCGACGCCAACGTCACGACGACGGGCCGCACCTGTCAACTTGGTTGCCGCACCTGCCGTCTCCGCAGAAGCTCAGGACGAGAACGAAGCGGCGAGCAATGATTCCAACGAAAGTCTTCGTGAACTTCCGATGCCGGTCGTTCTTGAAAGCGTCGAGACGCAGACGCAATCTCCAAAGTTGAAAACGGTCAGCTTTGAACAAGCGAGCGCCGCACCTGCCGTCCCCAAGGCGCGGCGAAGTCAACCAACTCAACACGTTGAAACGTGCTCCTGCCAATCCTGCCGGTCCGGCCAAGCGCCGGCGACGATGGCGTACGGCGAAGAGGTGATCTATGACGACGAGGTTGTCTACAGCGAACCGAGTTACGACCTAGGCTGCGACGCGGGGGGCTGTGATTCAATGGGTTGCAATCGTTGTGGCGATAACCATTGGTTCGGGTCTGTCGAATTGCTTCTGATGTTTCGCAACGGTGATCACTTACCGCCATTGGTGACGACCGACCAGTTGGATGCCAACTTCCAAGTGCTGTCCGGAGCCGAAAAAGTTTTCGACGAAATGACTGCCGGCGGTCGGCTAACGATCGGCATGTGGCTTGACCCTTACAAGGATCGCAGCGTCGTCGGACGATTATGGTTCGCCGGCGAAGACTCTCACGATTTCACCGCCAACGATTCGAGCGCATCCGTTTTTGGTCGCCCATTCTTTGATGTCGAGTTCGGCCAACAAGGCTTCCAAGTCATCGCCGAACCCGGTGTCGCCTCGGGTGAAGTCAGCGTGCACGCGGATAGCCAAATCGCCGGTGGCGACGTTTCGATTCGTCAACTTTGGTACAAAGACCGCGGTGCGACCGTGGATTTATTGTACGGGTACCAATACATGCGAGTCGAAGAGAATTTGCGTATCTCGAGTCGATCGACGTCGCTGTCGGGTGTCGACGCCGGGGCGATACTTTCCCTGGAAGATTCATTTGGCATCGAAAACGATTTCCACGGGGCACAAATCGGTGTGTCAACCTTTTATCGCGAAGGCGATTGGTCACTGAGCACATTGGCAAAGGCCGCCTTTGGAAACACACGCCGCCGGGTCGACCTCTCAGGAAATCAAACGATCAGTATCGACGGTGACTCGGCCAGCCAACCGAACGGCTTGCTGGTAAGAAACAGTAATGCTGGGGTTCATGATGACAATACATTTGGATGGGTGCCGGAACTGGACCTGACACTTGGCTGGCAACGGTTTCCGTCGTTCGATGTGACGTTCGGTTATCACATCATTGCGATGACGCATGCGTTACGTCCGTCCGGAGTGATCGATCCTGAACTTGGTACAGACCTTTCGGACGCGACCAATCGACCGCTGGCTGTCTTCCGAAAAGACACGGTTTATGTCCAAGGTCTACACTTCGGTCTGTCGTACATCTACTAA
- the purM gene encoding phosphoribosylformylglycinamidine cyclo-ligase, which yields MAATYKDAGVDLDVYAESMRRLPQLMHRTFSPRVIPSDGGFAGLFQLDFAGKLFARNYEEPVLVSGTDGVGTKLKIAQQTGKHDTVGIDLVGMCVNDLLCTGAEPLFFLDYIAMGKDDPARLEKVVRGISNGCVEGDMALLGGETAIMPDMYGEDDYDLAGFAVGVVEKKKIINGSLISEGDVVLGLASNGLHSNGFSLVRKIIADAGLNWDDTPEELGGVSLADTCLAPTRIYVDAIRAIQSHYRVKQVIHGLAHITGGGLEENVDRILPPGLDAEIDGSSWELPAIFKFLQSTGQVETSEMRRVFNMGIGMTVIVSDFYATSIQSRLATAGIESMPIGKIVFGSGKVRYV from the coding sequence ATGGCTGCGACCTACAAAGATGCCGGCGTCGACCTGGACGTTTATGCCGAATCCATGCGTCGACTTCCCCAATTGATGCATCGAACCTTCAGCCCACGGGTCATCCCCAGCGACGGTGGATTCGCCGGACTATTTCAATTGGATTTTGCAGGCAAACTGTTTGCACGCAATTACGAGGAGCCGGTGCTCGTCAGCGGCACCGACGGCGTGGGCACGAAACTGAAGATCGCCCAACAAACGGGTAAACACGACACCGTCGGCATCGATCTGGTCGGCATGTGCGTCAACGACCTGCTGTGCACCGGCGCCGAGCCACTGTTCTTTCTCGATTATATCGCAATGGGCAAAGACGATCCGGCGCGACTGGAAAAAGTCGTCCGTGGCATCAGCAATGGCTGTGTCGAAGGAGACATGGCACTGCTCGGTGGCGAAACCGCCATCATGCCGGACATGTACGGTGAAGACGACTATGACCTGGCCGGTTTCGCCGTGGGTGTGGTCGAAAAGAAAAAGATTATTAACGGCAGCCTGATCAGTGAAGGCGACGTCGTCCTAGGGCTCGCTTCTAACGGCCTCCACAGCAACGGATTCTCGCTCGTTCGAAAAATCATCGCCGACGCCGGCCTCAATTGGGACGACACACCGGAAGAACTCGGCGGCGTTTCGCTCGCAGATACCTGCCTAGCACCCACCCGTATTTATGTCGACGCGATTCGGGCAATCCAGTCGCATTACCGCGTCAAGCAAGTCATTCATGGCTTGGCACACATCACCGGAGGTGGATTGGAAGAGAACGTCGATCGAATCCTGCCGCCCGGGTTGGATGCCGAAATCGATGGCAGTTCTTGGGAACTGCCCGCGATCTTCAAGTTCCTGCAGTCGACTGGCCAAGTCGAAACTTCAGAAATGCGACGCGTCTTTAACATGGGCATCGGGATGACCGTGATTGTCAGCGATTTCTATGCCACGAGCATTCAGTCACGACTGGCGACGGCAGGAATTGAATCGATGCCGATTGGGAAAATCGTGTTTGGCTCCGGCAAGGTTCGCTACGTGTGA